The Sagittula sp. P11 genome window below encodes:
- a CDS encoding antibiotic biosynthesis monooxygenase yields MIAIIFEVTPAEGKKDAYLDIAASMRPLVEQVEGFISVERFQSLTNPEKLLSISFFEDEAAVERWRQLEKHRAAQSAGRKGIFADYRLRVAHVLRDYGMTERAEAPVDSKAAHDHTAA; encoded by the coding sequence ATGATCGCCATCATCTTCGAAGTGACCCCCGCCGAGGGCAAGAAGGACGCCTACCTCGACATCGCCGCCTCCATGCGGCCGCTCGTCGAACAGGTCGAAGGCTTCATCTCGGTCGAACGCTTCCAGTCGCTGACCAACCCGGAAAAGCTCCTGTCGATCAGCTTCTTCGAGGACGAGGCCGCGGTCGAACGCTGGCGCCAGCTGGAAAAGCACCGCGCCGCGCAATCCGCCGGGCGGAAGGGCATCTTTGCCGACTACCGCCTGCGCGTGGCGCATGTGCTGCGCGACTACGGCATGACCGAACGCGCCGAGGCGCCCGTGGACAGCAAGGCCGCGCACGACCACACGGCTGCGTGA
- a CDS encoding plastocyanin/azurin family copper-binding protein yields the protein MTTFDRRAVLRIGAGLTLLPVSALTARAASHAGAAVTMSGMAFAPAALTVKAGTTVTFMNEDGAPHTATGDGWDTGRLNRGDSKDVTFDTAGTFAYVCAIHPSMKGTITVE from the coding sequence ATGACCACGTTTGACCGCCGTGCCGTGCTCCGCATCGGGGCCGGCCTCACCCTTCTGCCCGTCTCCGCGCTGACCGCCCGCGCCGCCAGCCACGCCGGCGCCGCCGTCACCATGTCGGGCATGGCCTTCGCGCCCGCCGCCCTGACGGTCAAGGCCGGGACCACCGTCACCTTCATGAACGAGGACGGCGCCCCGCACACCGCCACCGGCGACGGCTGGGACACCGGCCGCCTGAACCGGGGCGACAGCAAGGACGTCACCTTCGACACCGCCGGCACCTTCGCCTACGTCTGCGCGATCCATCCCTCGATGAAGGGCACGATCACCGTCGAATGA